Proteins encoded within one genomic window of Nilaparvata lugens isolate BPH chromosome 11, ASM1435652v1, whole genome shotgun sequence:
- the LOC111058138 gene encoding uncharacterized protein LOC111058138 produces MDSAAGWLFPEILEMIFSNLELRDLVACSGVNRAWNVAANTAKLWKKFLSKSDLSWLPTNVNCELHSSSITTDNNPSQSFPASNPYRNIIQQRNQVKHNWINGCFTSYDLDPSEYGWKLTSYNTTAMEYPSNAPQDCAYYPVVGKFSNTKFVNLFRFDTVLELVCRLPIDFEVNDVLVCCVMRDFIAWLLKDGTVPYVTLPTCDKCSFEQCQVKTLNFFTVTKPKGSECLLTMDANHIVISTFQFLKVWNKKSVELILSRCSPTNFDESRPSVYYDEYPLYLDDGYIIKCYRTHIPDTTLIEEYNLETNSKLPTEFTMRGTVTGVKCTGNCVVMKYYEMEFYSFIQVRRKNDLKLIIFTYNCYDDSNYTTYEIVGNSFLIYRLSLEDYEEIEISTGVRSPIRKLPVNCLKVSNLFDSLALIRTECMEIWDWKRNCMGPKLHDSNRLIIRATPKWIITNNDTPSGLHFKVYRCN; encoded by the coding sequence ATGGACTCGGCTGCAGGATGGCTGTTTCCCGAGATTCTGGAAATGATTTTCTCGAACCTCGAACTGAGGGACTTGGTAGCCTGCAGTGGCGTGAATCGAGCCTGGAACGTAGCAGCTAACACGGCCAAGCTGTGGAAGAAATTCCTAAGTAAAAGTGATCTCAGCTGGTTGCCGACAAATGTGAATTGTGAACTTCACTCCTCCTCCATCACCACTGATAACAATCCGTCACAAAGTTTTCCAGCATCCAATCCTTACAGAAACATTATCCAACAACGTAACCAAGTGAAGCACAACTGGATCAACGGTTGTTTCACATCATATGACTTGGATCCGTCAGAATACGGCTGGAAATTAACTTCTTACAACACTACGGCAATGGAGTACCCGTCAAATGCACCACAAGACTGCGCGTACTACCCTGTCGTGGGGAAGTTTAGTAACACGAAATTCGTCAATTTATTTCGATTTGATACAGTGTTGGAGCTTGTTTGTAGATTGCCAATAGACTTTGAAGTGAATGATGTTTTGGTTTGCTGCGTTATGAGAGACTTTATAGCGTGGCTACTGAAGGACGGAACTGTACCGTATGTCACACTGCCTACATGTGACAAGTGTTCATTCGAGCAATGTCAAGTGAAAACATTAAACTTTTTCACTGTCACCAAACCAAAAGGTTCAGAATGCCTCCTCACTATGGATGCTAACCACATAGTAATTTCAACCTTTCAATTCCTAAAAGTCTGGAATAAGAAATCTGTTGAGTTAATACTCTCCCGTTGTTCACCCACCAACTTTGACGAATCACGTCCTTCtgtttattatgatgaataTCCTTTATACTTAGATGATGGGTATATAATTAAATGCTACCGAACACATATCCCAGACACAACACTGATTGAAGAATATAACTTGGAAACTAACAGCAAGTTGCCAACCGAATTCACAATGAGAGGAACTGTTACCGGAGTTAAATGCACTGGAAACTGCGTTGTGATGAAATATTATGAGATGGAATTTTACAGTTTTATCCAAGTGCGTCGAAAGAATGatctaaaactaataatattcaCATATAACTGTTATGACGATTCTAATTATACTACTTATGAAATCGTCGGAAACTCATTTCTCATTTATCGTTTGAGCCTAGAAGattatgaagaaattgaaatttcaacgGGTGTCAGAAGTCCCATCCGTAAACTTCCTGTTAATTGTCTAAAGGTTAGTAATTTATTTGACAGTCTTGCCTTAATAAGAACAGAGTGTATGGAAATTTGGGACTGGAAGAGGAATTGCATGGGCCCCAAGCTGCATGATTCGAACCGATTGATAATACGTGCTACCCCAAAGTGGATCATAACTAATAATGACACTCCATCAGGACTTCATTTCAAAGTTTATAGGTGTAATTGA